Genomic segment of Notolabrus celidotus isolate fNotCel1 chromosome 1, fNotCel1.pri, whole genome shotgun sequence:
ATGAATCTGAACTTTTGCTGTTGCAGATTTATTTCAAACTCACTTTTGCCAGTATTGATACTGATATCTCTGGTCTTGAAATATTAAACTAatacagaagtgctaaaaactgcagctcatcaaGTGTTCGCTTGAGGCAATGAAGCTACATATACCCCCATccaaaaaatctgatctttacagtaaaaataaacatgtttacagcctgatttggtctgaatagcttatgTACCTACCTGCACACACTGTTACattggcttttacacctttaattGGAGACatcaggacagtggatagaggaggaagctgaaagagagtgaggaggtgacaTGCAGAGAGGGGGCGAGCAGGCTGGAGTTGAGTCCTGGCCGCCCGCTATATGGGTGCGTGATTTAACCATTAGGTCAAGCCCATGCCTGATTGTGTATTTCTTTAATgactgtgtttcatgtttattatGTGCCGTCCTGTAGTTTTTTAAGGTCTTTtgtcatttgtgtttatttgcccatggtaaaaaaaaaattcctcttTGAGCAATACAagttttactcatttatttattcaaatgagGCCCCAGAATACTATTCAAGTGATTTTGATGTGCCCTCGCTGAGATCACTGACTTGGATTTTAAGGCAGCATTGGGAGTACTGGATGTGATAAGAACACCAGAAGCTATTGGATTACCTGatataacaaaaacactgatgtaaTCTTTctatgtgagaaaaaacaaatgCGACAGGTACAAACTTTGAATAATACACCCTGCTTTTTTCAGtcaaaacaaatcaacacacactgaacaccaTCTATTCAAATATGCATCTCTTTGTCCAACTAATCACAAGCAAATTAATGTaatcctctgctgctgcaaacaAATGAGCCATTTTCTGCATCACGTTCTGGCTGCACTCAGCCCTTTTCTCGTGGTATTAGAGCGCCATGCCATTGTTAGAGAGGATCTTTTGATTTGGGATGTCCGGTGCCACAGCTAATCCCTTTGACCCGACCTGGCCCTGCTGGGAAATGTCCTCTCCTTCTTCACTTCAGGCCACCGTGCTAATGATGAACCACTCCGCAAGCTCACACAATTAAAATACCCCCTCAGGCTCaatcaaagtctgcatgatacTACACAACAAGGGCCGATCAGAACAGGATGAGCATCCACTATGACAGCAGAAAATAACATGTTTCATTAAGTTTAACAAAAAGAGATGCTAAATACTTAAGAAGAATGGTGGAGAGCTAGAAAGTCACGTATTTCCCTCCTCTACTCAAGTGTAGTAAAATCCAGTTAATTACTTAATTTGTCACCACGAAGACATCAGGAACATACCAGGTAAAGCTTGCACAAAGAGCCTGCAATACAACTGTTCAGACTTGAATTCTGCAAAGGATGATGGTGAAGCTAAAGCTAACCAAATGCCGGGCAAGATCGACCGACCGACATATGGAAGGAGTAACAAGCAAGGCGATTCTTGCAGCTATTCAAGATTTAAAGACTGACTTCTCCGGCAGATTTAACTTATTATTGATCGCTATTCAAGGAGTGAAGGTTATAAAAGAGTGTGGAGAGTGTATTATGAATGCAGAAGTCTAAATTTCCAACACTGAAGAGGATGTGGCCAGCCTCAGGACTTGGGTCCAGGCCTGGAAGACAAAATGAAAGATCTCCAGGCTTGGTCCAGGTGCTGAAAGTTGAGGCTGGTTAACCTCCCAGAAAGGGCAGAGGTGGAGGACGACTGCTGTTTCCTCAAGAATTGGACACCCATTGACATTAGGCCTCCCAACCCTAAGCTCTAAGCTTATACTGGAAAGAGCTCTCCGCGGTGGCCAAAGGCAGGAACCCATTGATTATAAAGTTTCTGAAGGACGGGGACAAAGTGACTGTTTTTAGAGCAGTCGGAGCCAAAAGACAAGTCCTTACAAAGATTAACCATGGTATGTTTCTATTCAAATCTGGCATAAAAGAACCAAGTATATTACAGTCATGGTCCTCATGTTTTACAATAACGTGTTAAACATTAGACAAGTACTCCTTCTGCTTAATCAAAAGGTATTTTGAGCCGTCTAAAATATGTAGCATGTTTAGCTGTTTCTTACCTTTTTGGTCCAATGACAAATGTTTCCAACAGGGGTCTTGTGCAGTCCTGGGATTAACCACCTCTGTGTATCTAGGATCAACATCACTGGGTTCAGACTAGTCTAACATGAACTCACTTACTGACTATGTGCTATCATGGCTCTCTAAACAGATTTCCCCTCCAATTTGACTCACCATCACTACTTTATGACTCTTCATGGTGGAGCTAACATCATTAGTCCTGCACTGTTACTTTAATAGGCATTTTGCTTTCTAGGGATAATCAGATATCATAATAAAGCATTGTAATTGCCTTGCAGTGTGTCAATTATTGCAGAATCCCTGTATCCCtatatttttgttaaagttGGCAATTTATCcagtattgcattgtatcgtaATTTATTCTACAATTCCAACCCTCAGTGTTTAAAATTGaacactttttgtttgtactgtagCAGGTACTCTAGCTTCTCTTACAAAGTATGCCCTCCTTCTATTGAGTATGCATACCACTGGAACATCTTATCATTCATCATGAAACCATTTCGATCCATTGCACATTTGCACCTGTGTGGTGCAACCTCCAGTAAGCAGGCGCTTGTAGGTTAGAGAAGGCAATAAATATCTGCACTGGCATTAATGCGTATGGATGAAGAAGCTAAATGCATTTCATACGAACATATTTAGACTTAAGAGTTAGAGGATTGGACTTGACTAATGTGTGCTCAAAGGAATTGGGATGTTTGTGAAACTGTAATGTTGCACAGTATGGATAAAGGGGCCCACATACAGTGCACGCTGTATTGATTGGCTGAAAAGTAACGTTTTGTGGAGACAAGCCATTTAAACCATGGTTTAGGTTGAACTCTGCTTGGATGTATTCCTCAACCATGTGACAAGTAACGCTGCAAAGAAATAAGTGAGACCAAACAGACAGATGTGAGAATATTTTGACAGTCTACTGCAGCAGAAAAACTCAAGAGTGATTACCTGTTTGCTTTTCTCAACCAGTCCGAGTGTTTACCCGAGCCGTGTGTGATAGTAAACTGATTAGAGCCTTACAAAGGACTTCATTAAGACTCAAACACAACACGCTGGTACCATGTGTGGATCCATGCCCAGGTACGATCAATATCAACAAAAGGCGcaagtacacaaacacaaaattcATACGTGTCCTTTCAGCTGCACACCTAATCCATCAGTCGATGTGAATAGCACCGCTCATTTTGACTTGACCAGGCGACGGCAGAAAGACATCCGTGGAAGCTCAATCGATACAGTGACTGAAGTGGAATTCAGCAAGCACACTCCCCCACTGGGCGTCTTTAAGAGCAATAACACAGCTCAGGTTTATTCAAGTCCAGCTGGGGAAGAATTTTCACATTAGCTGTAGAAAGCTGGTTCTTTTCAGAGCATGAATTTCAAAAAAGATAGAAGCTTCATCTGTACGCAGGAGCTATAGGAGAGCTGAGAGGTAGCTTATGTGTGTATAGTAACACAGTGAGGAGAGTGAAGCACTGTTAAAGAGGAAATATTACACTTATGCCTGTTTACTCAACAGGGAGTCGGGCCAGGCTACCTTAAGGCCAGTGTTGTTTCCTCTTAGTGTACAGCAAGCAGCCTTCTATTTAATGTGAGACAACATGACAACAGTCAAGGCCTCTGTGAAGGAAGAGACAAAGAGCTGGCAGCCCAGGCTCTTAAGTAGAGGTGACATGCCATGATCAAAGGAGAGACTCAGGACTCACAAGCTCGCACAGGGTCAGAGGAGAGCCTCAAACAGTGCCAACAGGCACGACACTCAGCAGCCGCTCCGATAGGAGAAATCTGGATTCAGAAACTGAGAGAgaaaatcaaaaatgtatttcttcaaCAATAAAAATTATGTCATTTGCAATTTAAATTGCATCAGCAGTTGATACGAATCTGTGATCTCCCCAGGCTCCCCGATCCAAACAAATGCAACAGACTCAAAGTGTGAAATAACAGGCTGCAAAAATGCAGCACGCCAAAATATTTTCCCTCCTCCATTCTTCCCCTCCCCTTCACTTGCCCCCTTGTGCACCCGCAGCATGTCACTGAATGAAATGCAGCGTGCAATTACCCATTATCCAATCAAATGGAGTCGACACTTAACCATTTGCGCGGCTTTGCGCTCAATTATGTGTCAGGGCTCTCAGTGGGCTCTTAATAGCTGAACCACGTTGCATAATCGTGTGGCTCCAAGATTCATGCCACGCcaccagagacagaggagggctGGAGGAGAGCCGGGGCGGCCGTCTGAGGGTCATTGTTGTCGTCTGTGGCTGGCAGGGTGAAACGAGGTCTGGTcactgacagcagcagccaCTCGGGCTCCAGCACCCTGGGGCCTCGGCCATTAGAATACATAATGCAGGGCTAGTCATTTGGAAGGGCTCCAGATCGTGCTCTTCAAACCCCTTTTAGATAATTCGATACATGGCATCTTCATCACCCACCCCCCCTCACCCTTCCACCCACTGATCCTGTCACACATGATTGGACCCACAGCCCTAATACCTCCCCCCACTCCTACCTTCCTTCATTTGTGGCCTTGACCTCGCAGTACTTGCCCCTTCACAAAACCAGCACCCCACCACCCAGCCCCGTCAGACCAGACTGGCCCACTTGGTCAGTCAGTCGGTGGTGGCCGGTGGCTATTTGACCCCTGAGGGCCCTCAGTGCTGGGGCCCCAGCTGAGGAGCAGGGGCAGCTGCCAACCACCGGCTACTTCAACTGGGGCTGTCCGGATGATTGCGTCTGTCAAGCCGCCACTCCGCGTCAGCCCGGCTCGGGTTTGATCACGGACAATTAGGGgttaaagagagggagggggatgCCAACTCtggtggagcagagagaggaggttaCATCCACCCTGGCAGTGAGGAGGCAGACCCACATTTACTTGCATTCGGAGACCAATAGGTGGGATGTTCCTCTCATTAGCTTACAGTTACTGTGTCTCATGTACCTGCTCAGTGGACAAAGTTCAGTTATATCAGGTAGATGAAATGtgagatatctgtttttgtttgaccCCCTGTAACCCCATCAATCTAGGCAATCATACTGAAGTGGCTTATTTTAAGACAGATGCTGATAAAACCTTAAATAATCGTAGACTGCTCATTCTGCAAATGCAACAAAAGTCTTATATCAAATTCTGACGCCAAAGTAGTCAatattttatgactttatttctcaaacttttaaaatttacatgcacatgaaaaaaaacattttattaaaataagaACATCTTAAGATCTttggtttttaatgttttaataaacaaaaaataaagaatattttCAACAATTctctaaatattaaaaacatacttTCAAATATTGTTTCACTGTGACTATATTAAGATTATAAGACCATTTTGTGGTTTCTAAAAAACACGTCTTAGCTTCACATGTTGGTttggtttttaaatgtaatttttcagATATTTTGGAGTGCTGTGATTTGTCAGTGTATGATATTTATTGAAAAAGTTTGCCACATGATGGTTTTGATTTAACTACATTGAGTTGATATCTTACCCCATTTTACATAATCAGTTCATCACAAAGAGCCTAAAATATGATTCAATAGTTTTATTACTCAACTCTTCCCGacatgtgcaataaaaaaacaaatcatcacAAAAAATCCCCTCAGTATTTCACATGCAACATTTCTCGAGTAGAAATGCAGAACTTTTCTAGAATgaggctgtttttctttttgggtGCCAGGACAGCGTCTGTGATCAAAGAGATTTGAATCTGAAGAAATGTTATTTGCATGCGTTGACTTACAATGATACCACACAGCTGGTTTATTCCTGTCAGGGGAGTAAATATCCTCATCGTCTGTTTCTTGGCCGTATTAAACGATCCACCTGGAGATTGGTGGCTCCTTTAGGTGAAAGCagaaactcaagcaaaccctggaattttcaaataaaggcaaaacctAAAAATGTTTATAGATTGAAGTTTTAACTATCTCAATCAATGATATTGGCTTGTTGATCATTCAATCTATCAAAATAACTCCTTATTAAGTGCAAAAATGGAAGAAAGCTCCTTTGAAAAGCTTGGTCTCAGTCTTGAATCTGCTCACATGTCAGATtttattaacattaaaaaataaatcaaattaaaagatGAAATGATATTTGAGCTAAGACTGTCCAAAAGATGAACAGAATCTAGCCGGCTGTGAATTGTTGTGTTACAGACTCATCCGTGTCTTCACCAGACACAGGACTTATATCTATGACACTGGCTCCCTCTGGTGGTCATCTACTGACACTGCATTCATGAAATCATCTTTTCAGGATGTCAGATAAAGACACTTGGCAGTAGCACTCTGGGTCTGTTCACCAGAGCCTGAGCTTACACCTTGTAGAGAGGATGGCCCACAGGCCTTGGAATCCCAAAGCAGACATGATCATCAACACCATGTGACTAATCGTGCCATCTTTCAGGCTGCAGTGCACCACCACCTCCATCACCAACACCCCTCACCTATCGAGCAGTCCTGGGTTGAGGACGAGGAGGCAGGCCTCTGTCTTTAGCTGTGCTGGGTTTGTGTTTGGGCCTCCTGGCTTGCTGTTCTGGGCCATCAGTAGGATGTGGGCCTTTACTCAGGAGGAAGCTCTCCCAGGCTGGAACAGACTCTTCTACAGAGGTCCAGTATCTCATCTAGGAAAGAGGGACGACAGAAACCTGAGTGTGAGATCAGAAACGTCTCGAGTCACCACACCTGACTCTATTCTGACGACTTCTAGAAGCTGAAATGGAaactgaaagaaaggaagatgaAAACTCTGAGTGATTTGAAGTACAAGTTAGGGGAACATTTCACAGACCTGAACATTTGAGTGTCAACCTCTCAAATGAGAACAATTTCCTTTCAAGTACAAACCATGCTCTGCAGGACTTTTCATCTTGATCTGCAGTTCAGCTTTTCAGTCACTTCGACACCAGAACACCAGAACATCAGAGCATCAGAGTTTTCCAAACCAATGTGTTTTTCAATTCCCTAGATTGGTGTTGGAAATTATGGTAGAATATTGCCTTTCCCTGCATAATGAAATGTTACACTACTAAATCAAATATGAATGATTGCAAAGTAAAttataaaaaactaaaactttaTTTAGCAGGGAGTTATAAAGTTCtagttttttaaatatactttGCGATCATTCATTTGACTCACTATTGATTAACTCTGATAATAAATATTGATAAATAGTCTTACTCTTAAACTAAACTTCATGCTCTACAAAGTAAAATGAGTTCTTTCTTTATACTGAATTTGAATACCTGTGTTCTGGTTGGAGTTCTTGTGGGGCTGCAGTAGCTCAGTTCAtagttcaagtcccagtatggactgGTGGCTGAACAGGTGCTGGTCCATTTGCCCTttcccttgagcaaggcactgaaccccaaactgctcagGTGtagctggttgatggcagcctcctcactctgacatgtcaatagcatgtttgtgcatgactGTATGTTTATCAaactatatgtgtgtgtgtgtgtgtgtgtgtgtgtgtgtgtgtgtgtgtgtgtgtgtgtagcatgatcaaaaaatatatatattaataaatgaataaagtatgTTAAAATCGATCACCCTGAGGTGTCTCTGATTAGAGGAGTTTTATTCTTTAGATAATTATCTTTTGACATCATTTTTTGTCCTCATGGCTGATTAGCAAACAGATCTATGTTTTCTGTTGAGGTATTGTTTcagatggagaaactctacaacaaGAGCTAGACTGTGCACATATTTATTGGGATATCAGAGCTCAAGTCATGACTCGGGCTGTGAGAGGAAAACTAAAAGGTGAGCGACATTAAACTTGATACCTCCAGAGCCAGGAGATCAGGTGACGGCAGCCTTTTTCCTCTGAGACGATCCTCTATTTGCTGTAAGTCCTGCAGTCACACAGAGTTCACAAGGTCAATGAAGAAATTATGCTAAAGTTGAGACAGTTAACCTAAAAAATGTGAACGTTCTCATTTTAATACTTCAGCAAAGTGTTGTGAAGTTTTCTTGGATTGGTTCAAAGTAGAGCAAAAGTGATATGTGATGTTGAGACTGGTATATTATCAGGTTTGAAGGGAATCATTCATTCACTACCTATTTTTAAGACTGATATTGTGAATGATGATATAAATATTAACATGAACGAATGATAAAAAGGTAATTTATGAGCAGACGTGACTTCACATTGGTATTTGGATGTTTATGGTGTCCCAAACAAATACCTTTGTTTTCTGAACAATATGTGCCATCAtcaaacagtttttattttggacCAATGTCTTCTAAACTGTGTGTCTTTCCTTCATGAGCTGCATTTCTTAAAAACTAAGACAAGTACAAATCTTCAATCTGAATAAACCGAATAGTATAATGTTTGTGGAAACTGTCCACAGTGTAAAATCGATCAGTGCTACCTGCAGCAGAGCGCTGTTCCTCTGACGGGCGGCCTCAGACTCCTGCACCATCTTCTTCATCTGGATCTTCAGCCGCTCTCTGCGACTCTCCGTCTGCTCCAGCAGCTCCGCTCTCCTGTCCAGACTGACgacaaacacagcacagagaagAAACTGTCATAAATCAGACCTGGCCTTCATGATCTACAAACTCTTAACCTATATCATGAACACTTGAACAGCTAGCATTGACTGAGCGCTGAAGTTGGCATCTTATTCCCAGATTCTGATACAGCTGTTGAGGGAAGGCTGTGGGAACAAGGTCCTAATCCAAAACCACTTAGATTTGTAACATCTGACCTAAATTATTCTAGAGAGTCTTCTTAATACACAGtgtaaaacagaaataaagggCGATTTCActagttttttttctgtctaaaCCCCATAAGACCAGATTCTGATCCAGAGCCACAATACCTCAGCTTTTTTAGATATGAACAAAAGAACTCTAGACAGGCTCCAGTCTCTTCTAAACACCAGATTTGTGAAACCTTTGC
This window contains:
- the c1h3orf14 gene encoding uncharacterized protein C3orf14 homolog isoform X2 → MSACLPPELELMEKHEEILDRRAELLEQTESRRERLKIQMKKMVQESEAARQRNSALLQMRYWTSVEESVPAWESFLLSKGPHPTDGPEQQARRPKHKPSTAKDRGLPPRPQPRTAR
- the c1h3orf14 gene encoding uncharacterized protein C3orf14 homolog isoform X1 — encoded protein: MSACLPPELELMEKHEEILDRRAELLEQTESRRERLKIQMKKMVQESEAARQRNSALLQDLQQIEDRLRGKRLPSPDLLALEMRYWTSVEESVPAWESFLLSKGPHPTDGPEQQARRPKHKPSTAKDRGLPPRPQPRTAR